The following proteins are encoded in a genomic region of Arachis stenosperma cultivar V10309 chromosome 4, arast.V10309.gnm1.PFL2, whole genome shotgun sequence:
- the LOC130973581 gene encoding receptor-like protein EIX2 — protein sequence MIQQLNLKYCVVGVMMMNGVVYAVLMVQLLAWTSSAVAVPSVKCIESERQALLSLKRGFNVTHDDDWLSSWGDGEQQKECCIWEGVKCSNVTGHVIMLDLHVDPFDGMTVESISPSLGELHHLKYLDLSGHHFTHTPSIPPFIASLTSLTHLNLSSCSFTGKIPPQLGNLLFLEYLDLGRNAFDYSQRIPSQFSNLSHLVYLDLSFNYLVGEFPLQLTNMSSLTYLDLSDNNFNGTLPPQLGNLLSLEHLDLSGNAFTGTIPSQFKNISRLQYLDLSLLDKTVPINSDLQWLSQLSTMRYLSLPWVNLSSASNWQQVSSLSHLQYLDLNGCNLVDTVPTSSLASPANFSTSLSYVDISYNSLRDASFIFPWLMNSTGSLVTLRMNDNGLTGIIPETFGDLSSLEELNLSNNELKGQIPLSLFHSCNLVELNLSKNKLTGEFHEYIREFSRCAHKPLKLLDMGWNEITGMVSDLSQLQSLEELRLGNNRLNGSIHEGIGQLSNLTDLSLGNNLLKGLISETHFSRLYYLESLDLSHNALVFNVSDDWVPLFNLSNIYLACCKLGPNFPTWLHTQTMIENLDISCAGISSTVPNWFWEPLSQMLNLNISHNRFRGKIESRILPAIVSDQPRSIDLSFNLFEGPIPAFLSTTSQTFLSNNRFSIANPLLCANSTKNMRFMDLSNNDLRGELSDCWRGFESLVVLDLSNNQFYGSMPKSLGSLRNIQSIHLGGNNFSGEIPSSLHNCTQLQIFDAARNKLSGTIPSWNGDNIPKLLVLSLHSNKFHGNIPLSMCNLDELRVLDLSLNILSGSIPKCISNLSAMATQEKSNATITHDYHYEYRNEFSRDDAISEVSGVYNDSASLTWKGKMSKYGSTLGLLRSIDFSSNRLTGEIPSEVMSLIGLVSLNLSRNLFSGHIPPTIGQLKSIDFLDLSRNHLSGTIPSQLVQIDDLSVLDLSYNDLSGEIPLGTQLQTRDASAYEGNPKLCGAPLNKTCPIHGHQISEHDADGDDEQFVNEGFYIAMAAGFVTAFWGVCFSLILKKSWRYAYFKLLSDVYDNLYVFTAIKVAKLKRIRSQI from the coding sequence ATGATACAACAACTTAACTTGAAATATTGTGTGGTTGgagtgatgatgatgaatggTGTAGTTTATGCGGTGTTGATGGTGCAGCTACTTGCATGGACCAGCAGTGCAGTGGCGGTGCCAAGCGTGAAGTGCATTGAGAGTGAAAGGCAAGCTCTGCTTTCTCTCAAACGTGGCTTCAATGTCACCCATGATGATGATTGGCTGTCTTCATGGGGAGATGGGGAGCAGCAGAAGGAGTGTTGCATCTGGGAAGGCGTCAAGTGCAGCAATGTAACTGGCCATGTTATCATGCTTGATCTTCATGTTGATCCCTTTGATGGTATGACAGTTGAATCCATAAGCCCATCACTGGGGGAGTTACATCATTTGAAGTATTTGGACCTTAGTGGTCATCACTTTACTCACACTCCATCCATCCCTCCTTTCATTGCCTCTTTAACCTCTTTGAcacacctcaatctctcttcttGTTCCTTCACTGGAAAGATACCCCCTCAATTGGGAAATCTGCTCTTCCTCGAGTATCTTGATCTTGGACGGAATGCATTTGATTATTCGCAACGAATCCCTTCTCAATTCTCAAATCTCTCCCATTTAGTGTACCTTGATCTTAGTTTCAATTATCTGGTTGGAGAATTCCCTCTTCAACTCACAAATATGTCATCCTTGACATATTTGGATCTTAGTGATAATAACTTCAATGGAACACTGCCTCCTCAGCTTGGAAACCTCTTATCCTTGGAACATCTTGATCTCAGTGGAAATGCATTCACCGGAACTATTCCTAGtcaattcaaaaatatttcccGTTTGCAGTATCTTGACCTCTCTTTGTTGGACAAAACCGTGCCAATAAATTCTGATTTACAATGGCTGTCTCAACTTTCAACCATGAGGTATCTTTCGCTTCCTTGGGTGAATCTCAGTAGTGCCAGCAATTGGCAACAAGTGAGTAGCCTTTCTCATCTTCAATATTTAGACTTGAATGGTTGCAATCTTGTCGATACTGTTCCCACTTCATCACTTGCATCCCCTGCTAATTTCTCCACTTCTCTCTCATATGTGGATATCTCTTACAACTCTCTAAGGGACGCATCCTTCATATTCCCATGGTTAATGAATTCCACTGGTAGCCTTGTCACTCTCAGAATGAATGATAATGGTTTAACAGGAATCATTCCAGAAACATTCGGGGACTTGAGCTCCCTTGAGGAGTTAAATCTTTCAAATAATGAGCTCAAAGGCCAAATACCTCTATCCTTGTTTCATAGTTGCAATTTGGTAGAACTAAACCTATCCAAGAACAAGTTGACAGGGGAGTTTCATGAATATATTCGAGAGTTTTCTCGTTGTGCTCATAAACCCTTAAAATTGTTGGATATGGGATGGAATGAAATTACGGGGATGGTGTCTGACCTCTCTCAGCTTCAATCTTTGGAAGAGTTACGACTTGGTAACAACAGATTAAATGGAAGCATACATGAAGGTATTGGACAACTATCCAACTTAACTGACTTAAGCCTTGGAAATAACTTGTTGAAAGGTTTGATATCTGAAACTCATTTCTCAAGACTTTACTATCTTGAGTCTTTGGATTTGTCTCATAATGCATTAGTTTTTAATGTTAGCGACGACTGGGTTCCCCTTTTTAATTTAAGTAACATTTATTTGGCCTGTTGCAAGCTGGGGCCTAACTTTCCAACATGGCTTCATACCCAAACCATGAttgaaaatttggatatttCCTGTGCTGGAATTTCTAGCACTGTTCCTAATTGGTTTTGGGAACCCCTTTCTCAGATGTTGAATTTGAATATTTCTCACAACCGTTTTCGAGGAAAAATTGAAAGCCGAATTCTACCAGCTATTGTTTCTGACCAACCTCGTTCAATTGATTTGAGCTTCAATTTATTTGAAGGCCCAATTCCAGCATTTCTTTCAACTACTTCACAAACTTTTTTGTCTAATAACAGATTTTCAATTGCAAATCCTCTTTTATGTGCAAACTCGACCAAAAACATGAGATTTATGGATTTGTCAAACAACGACCTTAGAGGAGAACTTTCGGATTGTTGGAGGGGTTTTGAGTCATTGGTAGTCCTAGATTTATCCAATAATCAGTTTTATGGAAGCATGCCAAAGTCTCTGGGGTCATTAAGAAATATCCAGTCAATACATTTAGGAGGGAATAATTTTTCAGGAGAGATACCATCATCCTTGCATAATTGCACACAACTACAAATTTTTGATGCTGCACGTAATAAGTTGTCAGGAACAATACCAAGCTGGAATGGGGATAATATTCCAAAGCTACTTGTACTTAGCTTACATTCCAATAAGTTTCATGGAAACATTCCATTAAGCATGTGCAATCTCGATGAACTTCGTGTCTTGGACCTCTCTTTAAATATTCTGTCTGGCAGTATACCTAAATGCATAAGTAATCTGTCTGCTATGGCCACTCAAGAAAAATCAAATGCAACCATTACCCATGATTATCATTATGAATATCGCAATGAGTTTAGCCGTGATGACGCTATAAGTGAAGTTTCCGGAGTTTATAATGATAGCGCATCACTGACATGGAAAGGGAAAATGTCAAAATATGGAAGCACCCTGGGATTGTTGAGAAGTATTGATTTCTCCAGCAACAGGTTAACAGGGGAAATACCAAGTGAGGTGATGAGTCTTATTGGCTTGGTTTCTTTAAATCTTTCAAGAAACTTGTTTAGTGGACACATTCCTCCAACTATTGGACAACTGAAGTCAATAGATTTTCTTGATCTATCCAGAAATCATTTGTCAGGAACAATTCCTTCACAGCTTGTTCAGATTGACGATCTCAGTGTTCTTGACTTGTCATATAATGATTTATCCGGAGAAATCCCACTTGGCACGCAGCTTCAAACCAGGGATGCCTCTGCTTATGAAGGAAATCCAAAACTTTGTGGTGCTCCCCTCAACAAAACTTGTCCCATACATGGTCACCAGATCAGTGAACATGATGCTGATGGTGATGATGAACAATTTGTAAACGAGGGGTTCTACATTGCTATGGCTGCTGGATTTGTTACGGCATTTTGGGGAGTGTGCTTCTCATTGATTTTGAAGAAATCTTGGAGATATGCTTATTTCAAGTTGTTGAGTGATGTCTATGACAACCTCTATGTATTTACAGCGATCAAGGTGGCCAAACTAAAAAGGATCAGATCTCAAATATGA